One genomic segment of Hordeum vulgare subsp. vulgare chromosome 2H, MorexV3_pseudomolecules_assembly, whole genome shotgun sequence includes these proteins:
- the LOC123424522 gene encoding ribulose bisphosphate carboxylase small subunit, chloroplastic 1: MAPAVMASSATTVAPFQGLKSTAGLPVSRRSSASLGSVSNGGRIRCMQVWPIEGIKKFETLSYLPPLTTEALLKQVDYLIRSKWVPCLEFSKVGFVFREHNSSPGYYDGRYWTMWKLPMFGCTDATQVLNEVEEVKKEYPDAYVRIIGFDNLRQVQCVSFIAFRPPGCEESGKA, translated from the exons ATGGCCCCTGCCGTGATGGCTTCGTCGGCTACCACCGTCGCACCCTTCCAGGGGCTCAAGTCCACAGCCGGTCTCCCCGTCAGCCGCCGCTCCAGCGCCAGCCTCGGCAGCGTCAGCAATGGCGGAAGGATCAGGTGCATGCAG GTGTGGCCGATTGAGGGTATCAAGAAGTTCGAGACCCTGTCTTACTTGCCACCCCTCACCACGGAGGCCCTCCTGAAGCAGGTTGACTACCTGATCCGCTCCAAGTGGGTGCCCTGCCTCGAGTTCAGCAAGGTTGGCTTCGTCTTCCGTGAGCACAACAGCTCCCCCGGGTACTACGACGGCCGATACTGGACAATGTGGAAGCTGCCTATGTTCGGATGCACCGACGCCACACAGGTGCTtaacgaggtggaggaggtcaagaAGGAGTACCCTGACGCTTATGTCCGTATCATCGGCTTCGACAACCTGCGGCAGGTGCAGTGCGTCAGCTTCATCGCCTTCAGGCCACCGGGTTGCGAGGAGTCCGGCAAGGCATAA
- the LOC123429258 gene encoding uncharacterized protein LOC123429258 isoform X1 — MMVAPSTMVAELLIGIKHWWKKSTYAYLNEPAVTASVDIFHFLQNSSRCGSSRARLAPSPGPTARRSSRWATPGSSPPFTGPESEQTVCRSLVLEGGSMGLSQIWCNVLVG, encoded by the exons ATGATGGTGGCACCTTCCACCATGGTCGCCGAATTACTGATTGGGATCAAGCACTG GTGGAAAAAAAGCACCTATGCTTATCTGAATGAGCCGGCAGTGACCGCATCGGTGGATATATTCCATTTCTTGCAGAACTCTTCAAG ATGTGGCAGCTCAAGGGCGAGGTTGGCGCCATCTCCAGGGCCGACGGCTCGGCGCTCTTCGAGATGGGCAACACCAGGGTCATCGCCGCCGTTTACGGGCCCCGAGAG CGAACAGACGGTCTGCCGTAGCTTGGTCCTTGAAGGCGGGTCTATGGGACTCTCTCAAATCTGG tgtaatgttcttgtaggatga
- the LOC123429258 gene encoding uncharacterized protein LOC123429258 isoform X2: MMVAPSTMVAELLIGIKHWWKKSTYAYLNEPAVTASVDIFHFLQNSSRCGSSRARLAPSPGPTARRSSRWATPGSSPPFTGPESEQTVCRSLVLEGGSMGLSQIWFL, translated from the exons ATGATGGTGGCACCTTCCACCATGGTCGCCGAATTACTGATTGGGATCAAGCACTG GTGGAAAAAAAGCACCTATGCTTATCTGAATGAGCCGGCAGTGACCGCATCGGTGGATATATTCCATTTCTTGCAGAACTCTTCAAG ATGTGGCAGCTCAAGGGCGAGGTTGGCGCCATCTCCAGGGCCGACGGCTCGGCGCTCTTCGAGATGGGCAACACCAGGGTCATCGCCGCCGTTTACGGGCCCCGAGAG CGAACAGACGGTCTGCCGTAGCTTGGTCCTTGAAGGCGGGTCTATGGGACTCTCTCAAATCTGG ttcttgtag